In Haloterrigena turkmenica DSM 5511, a single genomic region encodes these proteins:
- a CDS encoding metallophosphoesterase family protein encodes MKVGLISDVHSNRVALEAVLEDMPAVDELLCAGDVVGYNPWPAECVDELRERDVPTVMGNHDAAVAGDAPFRFNGMARAGVEHARNRLDDDQLAWLESLPAERLECDGRVKLVHGHPDDPDRYTRYTYPDEFSPRLLGDEDVLVLGHTHVQGVEKFAEGIVVNPGSVGQPRDGDPRAGYAVVDLDALTVETHRLEYDIEAVQNAVTDAGLPERIGRRLARGK; translated from the coding sequence ATGAAGGTCGGACTCATCTCGGACGTCCACAGCAACCGGGTCGCCCTCGAGGCCGTCCTCGAGGACATGCCCGCAGTCGACGAACTCCTGTGTGCCGGCGACGTGGTCGGCTACAACCCGTGGCCGGCAGAGTGCGTCGACGAACTCCGCGAGCGGGACGTGCCGACGGTGATGGGGAACCACGACGCCGCGGTCGCCGGCGACGCGCCGTTTCGCTTCAACGGGATGGCGCGGGCGGGCGTCGAACACGCGAGAAACCGACTCGACGACGACCAACTGGCGTGGCTCGAGTCCCTGCCCGCCGAGCGCCTCGAGTGCGACGGACGGGTGAAACTCGTCCACGGCCACCCGGACGATCCGGACCGGTACACCCGCTATACGTACCCGGACGAGTTCTCGCCGCGGCTGCTCGGCGACGAAGACGTCCTCGTGCTCGGCCACACCCACGTTCAGGGCGTCGAGAAGTTCGCTGAGGGGATCGTCGTCAACCCGGGCAGCGTCGGCCAGCCCCGCGACGGTGACCCGCGAGCGGGCTACGCCGTCGTCGACCTCGACGCGCTGACCGTCGAGACCCACCGCCTCGAGTACGATATCGAGGCCGTCCAGAACGCGGTCACGGACGCTGGACTCCCCGAACGGATCGGCCGACGACTCGCGCGCGGGAAGTGA
- a CDS encoding rhodanese-like domain-containing protein yields the protein MNRRTFLAVSGATTVGLVAGCLGDGGNDATAANEFDYELYSTPSGVDVPLVPVEDAYEWYKNDEARFADARGRAQYDEARIKGAIFSPAEDAGSVDDDPVKEWSKDTRIVTYCQCPHHLSSQRAASLIDAGYEHAYAIDEGLRGWINGGYPLEGSAVDAEWQKYEINGTTDSEYAGEMVSLKQLEEDRSEIAPIQDDGSYTIQLYYSGSTDAKFRVETPDYTVEGTLKELTNGTVSG from the coding sequence ATGAATCGACGTACGTTCCTCGCCGTTAGTGGGGCGACGACGGTCGGCCTGGTTGCGGGCTGTCTCGGTGACGGTGGCAACGATGCGACGGCGGCCAATGAATTCGACTACGAACTGTACTCGACGCCCAGCGGCGTTGACGTTCCGCTCGTCCCGGTCGAGGACGCCTACGAGTGGTACAAAAACGACGAGGCACGGTTCGCCGACGCGCGCGGTCGGGCCCAGTACGACGAAGCCCGGATCAAAGGTGCCATTTTCTCGCCGGCGGAAGACGCGGGCAGCGTTGACGACGACCCGGTCAAGGAGTGGTCGAAAGACACCCGGATCGTCACCTACTGCCAGTGTCCACACCACCTATCGTCCCAGCGGGCCGCGTCCCTGATCGACGCGGGGTACGAACACGCGTACGCGATCGACGAGGGGCTCCGCGGGTGGATCAACGGCGGCTATCCGCTCGAGGGGTCGGCCGTCGACGCCGAATGGCAAAAGTACGAAATCAACGGGACGACCGATTCCGAGTACGCCGGCGAGATGGTCTCCCTCAAGCAACTCGAGGAGGATCGCAGCGAGATCGCGCCGATCCAGGATGACGGCTCGTACACGATTCAGTTATACTATTCGGGGTCGACGGACGCGAAGTTCAGAGTCGAGACCCCCGATTACACGGTCGAGGGAACCCTCAAGGAACTGACGAACGGCACTGTCTCCGGATAA
- a CDS encoding HNH endonuclease encodes MTPASATIIRTCGGWNDAKEKAGLETSHSRGSRVGPKPDDIELPEGTSWDELSVDQRWHYRNTDWNTERSLDRQARHRAWVYDYKQEQGCNRCDKGDPRCLDFHHLNEDEKEMAVGKMISCGYSKDRIENEIEKCLVLCANCHRKEHYDSHYTDHLSS; translated from the coding sequence TTGACGCCGGCGTCCGCGACGATCATTCGGACGTGTGGCGGCTGGAACGACGCGAAGGAGAAGGCGGGGCTCGAGACGTCGCACTCGAGGGGGTCTCGAGTCGGTCCGAAGCCGGACGACATCGAACTTCCCGAGGGAACGTCGTGGGATGAACTCTCTGTGGACCAGCGGTGGCACTATCGAAACACCGACTGGAATACGGAACGGTCCCTCGACCGACAAGCGAGACACCGGGCGTGGGTGTACGACTATAAGCAAGAGCAGGGTTGTAACCGCTGTGACAAGGGCGATCCCAGGTGCTTGGACTTCCACCATCTAAACGAAGATGAAAAGGAGATGGCTGTCGGGAAGATGATATCCTGTGGGTATTCGAAGGATAGAATTGAGAATGAGATCGAGAAGTGTCTCGTTCTCTGTGCTAATTGTCATCGGAAGGAGCACTACGACTCGCACTACACCGATCATCTGAGTTCGTAA
- a CDS encoding iron-sulfur cluster assembly protein yields MTGTESDGSTSAPSRTAVRDRLDRVTDPELDRSIVELEYVDRIEIDGDRVGVDLTLPTAWCSPAFAWMMTVDARDEIESLPTVDDARITLHEHMHEAEINRSVNEGLSFAEAFPNADGDVAAVRAELDEKARVARQYDAVETLLEAGLDGEAIVGLRLRDLDGLESTEDGNERSVGESEDADETVAVYVRERAFAVAVPSAPIERYLEKARETDLVSAPDDRLFRTPEGEPIDPDSFDLVHQRGRLAQVNMSSQGGICDGLREAREGRLEEPADD; encoded by the coding sequence ATGACCGGGACCGAATCCGACGGTTCGACGTCCGCGCCCTCGCGGACGGCCGTCCGCGACCGACTGGACCGCGTCACCGATCCGGAACTGGATCGCTCGATCGTCGAACTCGAGTACGTCGATCGGATCGAGATCGACGGCGATCGCGTCGGCGTCGACCTCACGCTCCCGACGGCGTGGTGCTCGCCGGCGTTCGCGTGGATGATGACCGTCGACGCCCGCGACGAGATCGAGTCCCTGCCGACGGTCGACGATGCGCGGATCACGCTTCACGAACACATGCACGAAGCGGAGATCAACCGCAGCGTCAACGAAGGGCTGTCGTTCGCCGAGGCGTTCCCGAACGCCGACGGCGACGTCGCGGCGGTCCGCGCGGAACTCGACGAGAAGGCCCGGGTGGCCCGCCAGTACGACGCGGTCGAGACGCTGCTCGAGGCCGGTCTCGACGGGGAGGCGATCGTCGGTCTCAGGCTCCGGGACCTCGATGGGCTCGAGTCGACGGAAGACGGAAACGAGAGGTCCGTCGGCGAGAGCGAGGACGCGGACGAGACCGTCGCCGTCTACGTCCGCGAGCGCGCGTTCGCCGTTGCCGTTCCATCCGCCCCAATCGAGCGCTACCTCGAGAAAGCCCGCGAGACCGATCTCGTCTCGGCGCCGGACGACCGCCTGTTCCGGACGCCGGAGGGCGAGCCGATCGATCCCGACTCGTTCGACCTCGTCCATCAGCGGGGCAGACTCGCGCAGGTCAACATGTCGAGTCAGGGCGGGATCTGCGACGGGCTTCGCGAGGCCAGAGAGGGCCGTCTCGAGGAACCGGCCGACGACTGA
- a CDS encoding oxidoreductase: MATLEDPIEIGGVTIPNRLYRAPLLECAGNGPDAVDALIDDLEPAAESGVGLICQGATIVRGDGGCAAPGMTRVHDPDFVSRLERLTDRIHDHGGRIFVQLEHGGLRSMETWHAEYRREHPGLEQLAVSRPPWQLRLLDRLGFLSYDPHVLSTDEVYDLAVDFGRAAASAVDAGYDGIHLAGANMGIVQQFLSPFYNRRDDEFGGSPEARLEFLAVVHDEIRDRAGDVPLMTKVPAETPAPPAPVVRRKLSLEDGVEIARRLERIGYDAVVPVQTSVVWDMSIVRGEYPERAWTNEGLQAEYDAAFGGATRKRLVSVANRVQSLQYDFEPAWNADFCRRVREQVSIPVLAEGGIRERAEMDRLLGDSSSESFGEDEPPACDMVGMARPFYAEPRLGARLLESETDGEEGERTRVLCESCNNCTVPQVTGAPGICRTPDVLRKRGELEREGAYERPES; this comes from the coding sequence ATGGCCACCCTCGAGGATCCCATCGAGATCGGCGGCGTCACGATTCCCAACCGGCTCTATCGCGCGCCGCTGCTCGAGTGTGCCGGCAACGGTCCCGACGCCGTCGACGCGCTGATCGACGACCTCGAGCCGGCCGCCGAGTCGGGTGTCGGCCTCATCTGTCAGGGAGCGACGATCGTCCGCGGCGACGGCGGCTGTGCCGCGCCGGGGATGACCCGCGTCCACGATCCCGACTTCGTCTCGCGACTCGAGCGGTTGACCGACCGGATCCACGACCACGGGGGTCGAATCTTCGTGCAACTCGAGCACGGCGGCCTGCGGAGCATGGAGACCTGGCACGCCGAGTACCGTCGCGAGCATCCCGGCCTCGAGCAGCTCGCCGTCTCGCGGCCACCGTGGCAGTTGCGGCTGCTCGACCGACTCGGCTTTCTCTCGTACGATCCGCACGTCCTCTCGACCGACGAGGTGTACGACCTCGCGGTCGATTTCGGGCGGGCGGCGGCGTCCGCGGTCGACGCCGGCTACGACGGCATCCACCTCGCGGGAGCCAACATGGGGATCGTCCAACAGTTCCTCTCGCCGTTCTACAACCGGCGCGACGACGAGTTCGGCGGCTCTCCGGAGGCGCGACTCGAGTTCCTCGCGGTCGTCCACGACGAGATCCGCGACCGGGCCGGGGACGTGCCCCTGATGACCAAAGTACCGGCGGAGACGCCCGCGCCGCCCGCACCCGTCGTTCGCCGGAAGCTGTCGCTCGAGGACGGCGTCGAAATCGCCCGCCGACTCGAGCGGATCGGCTACGACGCGGTCGTCCCGGTGCAGACGTCGGTCGTCTGGGACATGAGCATCGTCCGCGGAGAGTATCCGGAGCGGGCGTGGACCAACGAGGGACTGCAGGCGGAGTACGACGCGGCGTTCGGCGGCGCGACGCGAAAGCGACTCGTCTCGGTCGCGAACCGGGTCCAGTCGCTGCAGTACGACTTCGAACCCGCATGGAACGCGGACTTCTGTCGGCGCGTTCGCGAGCAGGTGTCGATCCCCGTGCTGGCAGAGGGCGGTATTCGCGAGCGAGCGGAGATGGATCGACTGTTGGGGGACTCGAGCAGTGAGTCGTTCGGTGAGGACGAGCCGCCGGCCTGCGACATGGTCGGCATGGCCCGGCCCTTCTACGCCGAGCCACGGCTGGGGGCGCGGCTGCTCGAGAGCGAGACCGACGGCGAAGAGGGCGAACGGACGCGCGTCCTCTGTGAGAGCTGTAACAACTGTACCGTTCCGCAGGTGACTGGCGCGCCCGGCATCTGTCGGACGCCGGACGTGCTTCGCAAGCGCGGGGAACTCGAGCGTGAGGGGGCGTACGAACGGCCGGAATCGTAA
- the cgi121 gene encoding KEOPS complex subunit Cgi121 codes for MELLECTLAIDDLDEFVADLGAIGDRHGVTVQAFDARYVADRAHLERAVELADRAISRGENVARDRAVEILLYAAGRRQIDRALEMGVDESETEAVVLVDKDSTGNEGVRGDGNADEATALEAVADLAAVVATEPTLEEPDEETLHSFFEITDAERAATDASLSALVRERVALLEVEK; via the coding sequence ATGGAGCTACTCGAGTGTACCCTCGCGATCGACGACCTCGACGAATTCGTCGCCGACCTTGGTGCGATCGGCGACCGACACGGCGTGACGGTACAGGCCTTCGACGCCCGCTACGTCGCCGACCGTGCCCACCTCGAGCGGGCCGTCGAACTCGCCGACCGCGCGATCTCCCGCGGCGAGAACGTCGCCCGTGATCGGGCCGTCGAGATCCTGCTCTACGCCGCCGGCCGCCGCCAGATCGACCGCGCCCTCGAGATGGGCGTCGACGAGAGCGAGACCGAGGCCGTGGTCCTCGTTGACAAGGATTCCACCGGAAACGAAGGGGTTCGCGGCGACGGTAACGCCGACGAAGCGACCGCCCTCGAGGCCGTCGCCGATCTCGCGGCCGTCGTCGCGACCGAACCGACCCTGGAGGAGCCCGACGAGGAGACGCTCCACTCGTTCTTCGAGATCACCGACGCCGAACGGGCAGCGACCGACGCCTCGCTGTCGGCGCTGGTTCGGGAGCGGGTGGCCTTGCTCGAGGTCGAGAAATAA
- a CDS encoding ATP-dependent DNA helicase, translating into MNLEELTGLPPGATDHFRGEGIEELYPPQADAVEAGATDGENLVAAVPTASGKTMIAALSMLSAVQRGGKALYIVPLRALASEKKEEFEAYEEFGVTTGVTTGNYESTDDWLATKDIIVATSEKVDSLVRNGADWLSELTCVVSDEVHLIDDRNRGPTLEVTLAKLRRLNPGMQVVALSATVGNADEIADWLDASLVDTDWRPIDLQMGVHYGNALNFDDGSTREVPVEGSEKQEAALVRDILREGGSSLVFVNSRRNAEGAAKRLGQVSSREITEDERAELAELADDIRDDSDTETSADLADCVERGAAFHHAGLSSTQRSLVEDAFRDRLLKVISATPTLAAGVNTPARRVIVRDWRRFDPSAGGMAPLDVLEVHQMMGRAGRPGLDPYGEAVLLAKSHDESEELFDRYIWADPEPVRSKLAAEPALRTHVLATIASGFARTRGGLLEFLEATLYASQSSEAGRLESVTDDVLDYLERNDFIERSRDDEAEDSGEDDGPFTSAADLAEQQAAKREETLEATSLGHTVSRLYLDPMSAAEIVHGLERADERPTALGLYQLVSRTPDMYELYLRSGEDEKFGELFYERETELLGDAPSEYEEDRFEDWLAALKTGKLLEDWADETDEETITDRYKIGPGDLRGKVDTAEWLLGAAESLAAEIDSEWTVAVREARARVEHGVGEELLELVSVGGVGRKRARRLYDAGIEEPADLRSADKGIVLSVLKGEKTAENILENAGREDPSMDGVEPADGGPAVGAATNGSSGGSETDETGRADAAESDDSQSSLGDF; encoded by the coding sequence ATGAATCTCGAGGAGCTGACGGGGCTCCCGCCCGGCGCGACCGACCACTTCCGGGGGGAGGGAATCGAGGAACTCTACCCGCCCCAGGCCGACGCCGTCGAGGCCGGCGCGACCGACGGGGAGAACCTCGTCGCGGCCGTCCCGACCGCCAGCGGGAAGACGATGATCGCCGCGCTGTCGATGCTGTCGGCGGTCCAGCGCGGCGGAAAGGCGCTCTACATCGTCCCCCTGCGAGCGCTCGCCAGCGAGAAAAAGGAGGAGTTCGAGGCCTACGAGGAGTTCGGCGTGACGACGGGGGTCACGACCGGGAACTACGAGAGCACCGACGACTGGCTGGCGACGAAGGACATCATCGTCGCCACCAGCGAGAAGGTCGACTCGCTGGTGCGCAACGGCGCCGACTGGCTCTCCGAGCTGACCTGCGTCGTCAGCGACGAGGTCCACCTCATCGACGACCGCAACCGCGGGCCGACGCTCGAGGTCACCCTCGCGAAACTCCGCCGGTTGAACCCGGGGATGCAGGTCGTCGCGCTCTCGGCGACCGTCGGCAACGCCGACGAAATCGCCGACTGGCTCGACGCCTCCCTCGTGGATACCGACTGGCGGCCGATCGACCTCCAGATGGGCGTTCACTACGGTAACGCCCTGAACTTCGACGACGGCTCGACCCGCGAGGTCCCCGTCGAGGGATCGGAGAAACAGGAGGCCGCGCTCGTCCGCGACATCCTCCGGGAGGGGGGCTCTTCGCTGGTCTTCGTCAACTCCCGGCGCAACGCGGAGGGCGCCGCCAAGCGACTCGGACAGGTCTCGAGTCGCGAGATCACTGAGGACGAACGCGCCGAACTGGCCGAACTCGCCGACGACATTCGAGACGACAGCGACACCGAGACCAGCGCGGACCTGGCCGACTGCGTCGAGCGCGGCGCGGCCTTCCACCACGCCGGGCTCTCGAGCACCCAGCGCTCGCTCGTCGAGGACGCCTTCCGCGACCGCCTGCTGAAGGTGATCTCGGCGACGCCGACGCTCGCCGCCGGCGTGAACACGCCCGCCCGACGGGTCATCGTCCGCGACTGGCGGCGCTTCGACCCCAGCGCGGGCGGGATGGCCCCGCTGGACGTCCTCGAGGTCCACCAGATGATGGGCCGCGCGGGTCGACCGGGCCTCGACCCCTACGGCGAGGCCGTCCTGCTCGCGAAGAGCCACGACGAGAGCGAGGAGCTGTTCGACCGGTACATCTGGGCCGACCCCGAGCCGGTGCGCTCGAAGCTGGCGGCCGAACCCGCCCTCCGGACCCACGTGCTCGCGACCATCGCCTCCGGCTTCGCCCGCACGCGCGGTGGACTGCTCGAGTTCCTTGAGGCCACCCTCTATGCGAGCCAGTCGAGCGAGGCGGGCCGGCTCGAGTCGGTGACCGACGACGTGCTGGACTACCTCGAGCGGAACGATTTCATAGAACGGAGCCGAGACGACGAGGCCGAAGACAGCGGCGAAGACGATGGCCCGTTCACCTCCGCCGCCGACCTCGCCGAACAGCAAGCAGCGAAGCGCGAGGAGACCCTCGAGGCGACCAGCCTCGGCCACACCGTCTCGCGGCTCTACCTCGATCCGATGAGCGCCGCCGAGATCGTCCACGGCTTAGAGCGGGCCGACGAGCGCCCGACCGCGCTCGGCCTCTACCAGCTGGTCTCGCGGACGCCGGACATGTACGAACTCTACCTGCGTTCGGGCGAGGACGAGAAGTTCGGCGAACTCTTCTACGAACGCGAGACCGAACTGCTCGGCGACGCCCCAAGCGAGTACGAGGAGGACCGTTTCGAGGACTGGCTGGCCGCGCTGAAGACGGGTAAGCTGCTCGAGGACTGGGCCGACGAAACGGACGAGGAGACGATCACGGACCGGTACAAGATCGGCCCCGGCGATCTCCGCGGGAAGGTCGACACCGCCGAGTGGCTGCTCGGCGCCGCCGAGTCGCTGGCCGCGGAAATCGATAGCGAGTGGACCGTCGCAGTTCGCGAGGCCCGCGCCCGCGTCGAACACGGCGTCGGCGAGGAACTGCTCGAACTCGTCAGCGTCGGCGGAGTGGGTCGCAAGCGCGCTCGCCGGCTCTACGATGCGGGTATCGAGGAGCCTGCGGACCTCCGGAGCGCCGACAAAGGCATCGTGCTGAGCGTCCTCAAGGGCGAAAAGACGGCCGAGAACATCCTCGAGAACGCCGGTCGCGAAGATCCGTCGATGGACGGCGTCGAACCGGCCGACGGGGGGCCAGCCGTCGGAGCGGCGACGAACGGCTCGAGCGGAGGCAGCGAAACGGACGAAACGGGTCGGGCGGATGCGGCCGAATCCGACGATAGCCAGTCCAGTTTGGGTGATTTCTGA
- a CDS encoding IMP cyclohydrolase has product MYVGRFVVVGPEGGAYRVSSRSFPNRELTARDEALTVGPTEDAPETDNPYVSYNCLRVVETPTVETVAFGNGSHVDPIAEKLELGYPARDALAESLLALDYEKDDYDTPRIAATIGADGEALIGTVRKDALLVETVDEPTLVATYEKNAPEPIDFEAESADAAASEAYDLEFEHAVCAAGVVRTDDGFETAIENGD; this is encoded by the coding sequence ATGTACGTCGGACGATTCGTCGTCGTCGGCCCCGAAGGAGGCGCCTACCGCGTCTCCTCGAGATCGTTCCCGAACCGCGAGCTCACCGCTCGAGACGAGGCTCTGACCGTGGGTCCCACCGAGGACGCCCCGGAGACGGACAACCCCTACGTCTCGTACAACTGCCTGCGCGTCGTCGAGACGCCGACCGTCGAGACGGTTGCCTTCGGCAACGGCTCGCACGTCGATCCGATCGCAGAGAAACTCGAGTTGGGCTACCCCGCTCGCGACGCCCTCGCGGAGAGCCTGCTGGCGCTGGACTACGAGAAAGACGACTACGACACGCCCCGCATCGCGGCGACGATCGGGGCGGACGGCGAGGCGCTGATCGGAACGGTCCGGAAGGACGCGCTGCTCGTCGAGACCGTCGACGAGCCGACGCTGGTCGCGACCTACGAGAAGAACGCCCCCGAGCCGATCGACTTCGAGGCCGAGAGCGCCGACGCGGCCGCGAGCGAAGCGTACGACCTCGAGTTCGAACACGCCGTCTGTGCGGCCGGCGTCGTCCGCACCGACGACGGCTTCGAGACGGCGATCGAGAACGGCGACTAA
- a CDS encoding NAD(P)-dependent alcohol dehydrogenase, whose translation MQAARLHEYTDEMSEALRVEEIDRPDLERSDQILVEVEGAGWCQTDNHIIEGMWADYAPQDLPMTLGHENAGFVTETGEEVTLVEEGDPVICHPVQTCGICRPCRLGEDMYCENSAFNGLTTDGGFAEYLQTNERAVIPLPDGVDPTEIAPHADAGITAYHAVKKAVDELNPGDTCVVVGVGGLGHIGLQCLEAMSAADIVAADIKDEALELAEDLGARHTVNSAEEDLADAIGELTDDEGAQQVIDFVGSDETTGLAADVVAAGGDHHIVGYGGHIHEPSQALVDGEFSFRGTLVGKYAELQELVALVDRGDVELRTERHDLDEINTVAERLEHNEIEGRAVIQPP comes from the coding sequence ATGCAAGCAGCCAGACTCCACGAGTACACCGACGAGATGAGCGAGGCGCTGCGGGTCGAGGAGATCGACCGACCCGACCTCGAGCGATCCGACCAGATACTGGTCGAAGTCGAGGGCGCGGGCTGGTGCCAGACGGACAACCACATCATCGAGGGGATGTGGGCCGACTACGCACCACAGGACCTACCGATGACGCTTGGTCACGAGAACGCCGGTTTCGTCACCGAGACCGGCGAGGAGGTGACGCTGGTCGAGGAGGGCGATCCGGTGATCTGTCACCCCGTCCAGACGTGTGGCATCTGTCGGCCCTGTCGGCTCGGTGAGGACATGTACTGCGAGAACAGCGCGTTCAACGGGCTCACCACCGACGGCGGCTTCGCCGAGTACCTGCAGACCAACGAGCGCGCGGTGATCCCGCTGCCCGACGGCGTCGATCCGACCGAGATCGCCCCGCACGCCGACGCGGGGATCACGGCCTACCACGCAGTCAAGAAGGCCGTCGACGAACTGAACCCCGGCGACACCTGCGTCGTCGTCGGCGTCGGCGGCCTCGGCCACATCGGCCTCCAGTGTCTCGAGGCGATGAGCGCCGCCGACATCGTCGCCGCCGACATCAAGGACGAGGCCCTCGAGCTGGCCGAGGACCTGGGCGCTCGCCACACCGTCAACTCCGCCGAGGAGGACCTCGCGGACGCGATCGGGGAGCTGACCGACGACGAGGGGGCCCAGCAGGTGATCGACTTCGTCGGGAGCGACGAGACGACCGGACTCGCGGCCGACGTCGTCGCCGCCGGCGGCGACCACCACATCGTCGGCTACGGCGGCCACATCCACGAACCCAGCCAGGCACTGGTCGACGGCGAGTTCTCGTTCCGTGGGACGCTGGTCGGCAAGTACGCCGAACTCCAGGAACTCGTCGCCCTCGTCGACCGCGGCGACGTCGAACTGCGAACCGAACGCCACGATCTCGACGAAATCAACACGGTCGCCGAACGACTCGAGCACAACGAGATCGAAGGTCGAGCGGTGATCCAGCCGCCGTGA
- the cysE gene encoding serine O-acetyltransferase, which translates to MFRRIREDVQAMAARDPAATGRLEVLLCYPGLHAVWAHLLLHRLWTAGFQLTARLLSNVVRLLTGVEIHPGATVGKRVTIDHGMGVVIGETADIGDDVHLYHGVTLGGDTNEPVKRHPTVEEGAQIGANATLLGDITVGEDAAVGAGSVVTDDVEPGATVVGIPAERVD; encoded by the coding sequence ATGTTCCGACGGATTCGTGAGGACGTCCAGGCGATGGCCGCCCGCGACCCCGCGGCGACGGGCCGACTCGAGGTCCTGCTGTGTTATCCGGGTCTCCACGCCGTCTGGGCGCACCTGCTGCTCCACCGGCTCTGGACCGCCGGCTTCCAGTTGACCGCGCGGCTGTTGTCCAACGTCGTCCGCCTGCTGACCGGCGTCGAGATCCATCCGGGCGCGACGGTCGGAAAGCGGGTGACGATCGACCACGGCATGGGCGTCGTGATCGGCGAGACGGCCGACATCGGCGACGACGTCCACCTGTACCACGGCGTCACGCTCGGCGGTGACACGAACGAGCCGGTCAAGCGCCACCCGACCGTCGAAGAGGGCGCTCAGATCGGTGCGAACGCGACGCTACTGGGCGATATCACGGTCGGCGAGGACGCCGCCGTCGGCGCTGGCTCGGTCGTCACGGACGACGTCGAACCCGGTGCGACGGTCGTCGGCATCCCGGCGGAGCGAGTCGACTGA
- a CDS encoding amidohydrolase family protein, translating into MYQHNGEEIFVIDGHVHLWDATEENIKHDGGEEFIQCFYDYHTTFTPEDRQWSIDEYRKYGADRMVEDLFGNAAADMAIFQPTYLTDFYEDGFNTTEQNAELATEHPERFVLNGTFDPRDGEEGLEYLEELHEKYDIPGVKLYTAEWRGESKGWRLDDEEAFRFLEKCQELGIENIHAHKGPTIRPLNRDAFDVADIDDAASSFPELNFVVEHVGLPRLDDFCWIAAQENNVYGGLAVAAPFAQNRPGKFSEIMSELLWWLGEDRVLFGSDYALWNPDWLVEEVIEAELTQEHRAEYGVEWDTETKKKVMGENIADLYDIDIETKRREFRDDEISQEFGLGDHYASEEPAAADD; encoded by the coding sequence ATGTACCAGCACAACGGGGAGGAGATCTTCGTCATCGACGGGCACGTCCACCTGTGGGACGCCACGGAGGAGAACATCAAACACGACGGTGGGGAGGAGTTCATCCAGTGTTTCTACGACTATCACACGACGTTCACCCCGGAAGACCGGCAGTGGAGCATTGACGAGTATCGAAAGTACGGCGCCGACCGAATGGTCGAGGATCTGTTCGGCAACGCCGCCGCGGACATGGCGATCTTCCAGCCGACGTACCTCACCGACTTCTACGAGGACGGCTTCAACACGACCGAACAGAACGCCGAACTCGCGACCGAACACCCCGAACGGTTCGTGCTCAACGGCACCTTCGATCCTCGCGACGGTGAGGAGGGCCTCGAGTACCTCGAGGAACTCCACGAGAAGTACGATATTCCCGGCGTCAAGCTCTACACCGCCGAGTGGCGCGGCGAATCGAAGGGATGGCGACTCGACGACGAGGAGGCCTTCCGATTCCTCGAGAAGTGTCAGGAACTCGGAATCGAGAACATCCACGCACACAAGGGGCCGACCATCCGGCCGCTGAACCGCGACGCGTTCGACGTGGCCGACATCGACGACGCGGCCTCGTCGTTCCCAGAACTCAACTTCGTCGTCGAGCACGTCGGCTTGCCCCGACTCGACGACTTCTGCTGGATCGCCGCTCAGGAGAACAACGTCTACGGGGGGCTCGCGGTCGCTGCGCCGTTCGCCCAGAACCGGCCGGGCAAGTTCTCCGAGATCATGTCCGAACTCCTCTGGTGGCTCGGTGAGGACCGCGTGCTGTTCGGCTCGGATTACGCGCTGTGGAACCCCGACTGGCTCGTCGAGGAGGTCATCGAAGCCGAACTCACCCAGGAACACCGCGCCGAGTACGGCGTCGAGTGGGATACGGAGACCAAGAAGAAGGTGATGGGCGAAAACATCGCCGACCTCTACGACATCGACATCGAGACGAAGCGCCGGGAGTTCCGAGACGACGAGATCAGTCAGGAGTTCGGTCTCGGGGACCACTACGCCAGCGAGGAACCCGCGGCGGCCGACGACTGA